One genomic region from Bactrocera tryoni isolate S06 chromosome 3, CSIRO_BtryS06_freeze2, whole genome shotgun sequence encodes:
- the LOC120772161 gene encoding BTB/POZ domain-containing protein kctd15-like isoform X1: MQVRTSFVALEQRAALTVDSSCPKRKKCDMDRERERDTKSLEPRDLSSTGRIFARGDIKISASPTVSPTISNSSSPTPTPPASSSVPPIGLPTSVGGGASSAPGSTSAASASSYLHANHKPITGIPCVAAASRYTAPVHIDVGGTIYTSSLETLTKYPDSKLAKLFNGTIPIVLDSLKQHYFIDRDGGMFRHVLNFMRNSRLLIAEDFPDLELLLEEARYFEVEPMIKQLESMRKDRVRNGNYLVAPPTPPARIKSSPRTNSSPEYNYEVVALHISPDLGERIMLSAERSLLDEVFPEANQGTQTSRSGVSWNQGDWRQIIRFPLNGYCKLNSVQVLTRLLNAGFTIEASTGGGVEGQQFSEYLLVRRIPM, translated from the exons AAAAAAATGCGATATGGACCGCGAACGCGAAAGAGATACAAAATCCCTCGAACCCCGCGATCTGTCATCGACGGGGCGTATCTTTGCCAGAGGCGACATTAAAATAAG CGCCTCACCCACTGTCTCACCGACGATCTCGAATTCCTCCTCCCCCACGCCTACACCGCCAGCCAGCTCATCGGTGCCCCCAATTGGTTTGCCGACCAGCGTGGGTGGCGGAGCATCCAGCGCTCCTGGTAGCACGTCTGCCGCCAGCGCCAGTTCCTATTTGCATGCCAATCACAAGCCCATCACCGGCATACCATGCGTAGCAGCTGCCTCGCGATACACGGCACCCGTACATATCGATGTGGGTGGCACGATTTACACCAGCTCATTGGAAACGCTCACCAAGTATCCGGACTCAAAGTTGGCAAAGCTCTTCAACGGCACCATACCAATTGTGTTGGACTCGCTGAAACAGCACTATTTCATTGATCGTGATGGGGGCATGTTCCGACACGTACTGAACTTCATGAGAAACTCAAGACTTTTGATTGCCGAGGATTTTCCCGATCTCGAATTGCTGCTCGAGGAGGCACGTTACTTTGAGGTGGAAC CGATGATCAAACAATTGGAGAGCATGCGCAAGGATCGTGTACGCAATGGCAATTATCTAGTGGCGCCACCAACACCACCGGCACGCATCAAAAGCAGCCCGCGCACCAACTCCTCCCCCGAATATAATTACGAAGTGGTCGCATTGCATATATCACCCGACTTGGGTGAGCGCATCATGCTCTCCGCCGAGCGCTCACTACTCGACGAAGTCTTTCCCGAAGCCAATCAGGGCACACAGACCAGCCGCAGCGGCGTGTCGTGGAACCAGGGCGATTGGCGGCAAATCATACGCTTTCCATTGAACGGCTACTGCAAATTGAATTCGGTGCAGGTGCTGACACGCCTGCTTAATGCCGGCTTCACCATCGAGGCGAGCACCGGCGGCGGCGTAGAGGGGCAACAGTTCTCCGAGTATCTGCTGGTGCGCCGCATTCCAATGTGA
- the LOC120772161 gene encoding BTB/POZ domain-containing protein kctd15-like isoform X2: MDRERERDTKSLEPRDLSSTGRIFARGDIKISASPTVSPTISNSSSPTPTPPASSSVPPIGLPTSVGGGASSAPGSTSAASASSYLHANHKPITGIPCVAAASRYTAPVHIDVGGTIYTSSLETLTKYPDSKLAKLFNGTIPIVLDSLKQHYFIDRDGGMFRHVLNFMRNSRLLIAEDFPDLELLLEEARYFEVEPMIKQLESMRKDRVRNGNYLVAPPTPPARIKSSPRTNSSPEYNYEVVALHISPDLGERIMLSAERSLLDEVFPEANQGTQTSRSGVSWNQGDWRQIIRFPLNGYCKLNSVQVLTRLLNAGFTIEASTGGGVEGQQFSEYLLVRRIPM; this comes from the exons ATGGACCGCGAACGCGAAAGAGATACAAAATCCCTCGAACCCCGCGATCTGTCATCGACGGGGCGTATCTTTGCCAGAGGCGACATTAAAATAAG CGCCTCACCCACTGTCTCACCGACGATCTCGAATTCCTCCTCCCCCACGCCTACACCGCCAGCCAGCTCATCGGTGCCCCCAATTGGTTTGCCGACCAGCGTGGGTGGCGGAGCATCCAGCGCTCCTGGTAGCACGTCTGCCGCCAGCGCCAGTTCCTATTTGCATGCCAATCACAAGCCCATCACCGGCATACCATGCGTAGCAGCTGCCTCGCGATACACGGCACCCGTACATATCGATGTGGGTGGCACGATTTACACCAGCTCATTGGAAACGCTCACCAAGTATCCGGACTCAAAGTTGGCAAAGCTCTTCAACGGCACCATACCAATTGTGTTGGACTCGCTGAAACAGCACTATTTCATTGATCGTGATGGGGGCATGTTCCGACACGTACTGAACTTCATGAGAAACTCAAGACTTTTGATTGCCGAGGATTTTCCCGATCTCGAATTGCTGCTCGAGGAGGCACGTTACTTTGAGGTGGAAC CGATGATCAAACAATTGGAGAGCATGCGCAAGGATCGTGTACGCAATGGCAATTATCTAGTGGCGCCACCAACACCACCGGCACGCATCAAAAGCAGCCCGCGCACCAACTCCTCCCCCGAATATAATTACGAAGTGGTCGCATTGCATATATCACCCGACTTGGGTGAGCGCATCATGCTCTCCGCCGAGCGCTCACTACTCGACGAAGTCTTTCCCGAAGCCAATCAGGGCACACAGACCAGCCGCAGCGGCGTGTCGTGGAACCAGGGCGATTGGCGGCAAATCATACGCTTTCCATTGAACGGCTACTGCAAATTGAATTCGGTGCAGGTGCTGACACGCCTGCTTAATGCCGGCTTCACCATCGAGGCGAGCACCGGCGGCGGCGTAGAGGGGCAACAGTTCTCCGAGTATCTGCTGGTGCGCCGCATTCCAATGTGA